The Aspergillus luchuensis IFO 4308 DNA, chromosome 7, nearly complete sequence genome has a segment encoding these proteins:
- a CDS encoding uncharacterized protein (COG:S;~EggNog:ENOG410PKNA;~InterPro:IPR018823,IPR018820;~PFAM:PF13515,PF10337,PF10334;~TransMembrane:13 (i45-62o68-83i90-112o164-182i191-211o223-242i603-620o626-647i654-675o681-700i707-725o745-765i948-969o)), which produces MADERTTQESPPTWSDSDSAPPAIAEKKRRLPPFLDHFNGRDLKIFFRCWVAVWVACLLIFIHPSLESIGTATFFAALVLLFLPPSGIVFIYLLGALSLFIGICLAWAWGVITMKAAQAARPAAETQAKVAALQQTAVSQAQNSTYSATEIAQRLVYEGYMLDARVTAVTFCLICTFVYFMARLRASNPKAALTAIFGIIISDLFLNYTPLLPSFSGTLPLTLVKPAAIGVGLGLACSILFFPQSTSHVVLDSMEDIVRLLQVPLAMTANTLCKKEEQPNPDDLRMTQAGIIQKYKGMEPSLAFLPLDFSVGCWGAEDVASFQGPLRDVLVAVLSLLDFHIGRIVGEARTQDVLRKYVDKTPDEDEKRTREVGAHQLTQLAQLLDGFRSPDSHPLRKEVVQELVKTSATAIDACAEGLSVVQECIHLVNCRRWFKRPSQAEREQLQQRCEKALEALSKARSVFINEMSDILIGQHEKQPLGEAHHFRPLMFVLVFEEHISNTVQKTEALLARVSTVFQESTKIRVYLPTRFRYAASWASSNEVKAPGSEGTEDDPDRVSADDVTKAAQEKLRVIRGFRTKPRPPLSRAILGTYHWFTCDEGLYAIRMVVVTIALGIPGVIPHSAGFYYRAKGLWALIMGQTGLLVYMADFTFSLIARVIGTVIGGVLGLLAWYIGSANGPGNPYGLSAITAAILVILVWIRLYLPPALMQGGIIGGATFLLVIAYSYDDTHIPQYGNPGVGYNVFWRRLLLVLVGVAASAILQTLPRPPSASRHVCKTLSRAMRTLSTHYALLLTVWAQNSTEGRRLAEPLSLQLAETLVALDGPIKLLGFEFSSSRFDSASLAKVNSLCRSLNRQLSRLLLLSSSLPQEFQEQLARQTGLLDHRLIGQVMAVMGLCEQALKTGDALPEILPTPLFKQAVDSWSRGRRGQEEQVISGEMMRDEGYRRFCVAASAYFGFLITVDEMVLVVKGVLGEAHLVGGLGSREGGWLLGDAEV; this is translated from the exons atggccgacGAACGAACCACGCAGGAATCCCCTCCGACATGGTCGGATTCGGACAGTGCTCCTCCCGCCATTGCTGAGAAGAAACGCCGGTTACCCCCGTTTCTGGACCATTTCAATGGTCGCGATCTCAAGATCTTCTTTCGATGCTGGGTCGCCGTCTGGGTGGCTTGTTTGTtgatcttcatccatccctcgCTGGAAAGCATCGGCACTGCAACATTCTTCGCAGC TCTCGTTTTATTGTTTCTACCTCCATCCGGAATCGTATTCATCTATCTTTTGGGTGCGCTGTCCTTGTTCATCGGTATCTGTCTAGCTTGGGCATGGGGCGTCATCACCATGAAGGCTGCTCAGGCAGCTAGACCAGCGGCCGAAACGCAGGCTAAAGTGGCCGCCCTGCAGCAGACGGCTGTGTCACAGGCCCAGAACTCGACCTACTCCGCTACTGAAATAGCGCAGCGATTGGTTTACGAAGGGTACATGCTAGATGCGCGCGTCACTGCCGTGACCTTTTGCCTCATCTGCACTTTTGTTTATTTCATG GCGCGTCTTCGGGCCAGCAATCCCAAAGCAGCTTTGACGGCTATATTTGGCATTATCATCTCGGATCTATTCCTGAACTACACTCCACTTCTACCCTCTTTCTCAGGAACCCTGCCCCTAACTCTCGTCAAACCTGCCGCAATTGGGGTCGGGCTCGGCCTAGCATGCTcaatcctcttctttcctcagTCGACATCGCATGTGGTTCTGGATAGTATGGAGGATATCGTCCGACTCCTCCAAGTTCCACTAGCAATGACAGCAAATACACTCtgcaagaaggaagaacaaCCGAATCCTGACGACCTGCGCATGACACAGGCTGGGATCATCCAGAAGTATAAAGGCATGGAACCATCCTTAGCGTTTCTGCCTCTGGACTTTTCTGTAGGCTGTTGGGGGGCTGAAGATGTCGCCTCCTTCCAGGGCCCTTTGCGAGACGTACTTGTTGCAGTTTTATCCCTTCTTGACTTTCACATTGGCCGGATCGTGGGAGAGGCTCGCACGCAGGATGTGCTGCGTAAGTATGTTGATAAGACTCcggacgaggatgagaaaCGTACGCGCGAGGTTGGCGCGCATCAGCTCACACAGCTTGCACAACTGCTGGATGGATTCCGCAGCCCGGACAGCCACCCGCTGCGCAAGGAGGTCGTCCAAGAGCTAGTCAAGACAAGCGCGACCGCCATAGATGCTTGTGCGGAGGGGCTGAGCGTCGTGCAGGAGTGTATTCACCTGGTGAATTGTCGGCGCTGGTTCAAAAGGCCATCCCAGGCTGAGCGCGAGCAGCTACAACAACGCTGTGAGAAGGCACTTGAGGCATTGAGCAAGGCCCGTTCGGTCTTTATCAATGAAATGAGCGACATCCTGATCGGACAACACGAAAAACAGCCGCTCGGCGAAGCCCATCACTTCCGGCCGCTCATGTTCGTTTTAGTCTTCGAGGAGCACATTTCCAACACCGTGCAGAAGACCGAGGCACTACTCGCGCGGGTATCTACGGTCTTCCAAGAATCAACGAAGATCCGCGTTTACCTGCCAACCCGGTTCAGATACGCCGCATCATGGGCCTCCTCGAATGAGGTCAAGGCACCGGGGTCCGAGGGTACCGAAGACGATCCGGATCGCGTCAGCGCCGACGACGTTACCAAAGCAGCACAAGAGAAGCTGCGTGTTATCCGTGGATTCCGCACGAAGCCACGCCCTCCTCTCAGTCGAGCCATCCTGGGAACCTACCACTGGTTTACCTGCGATGAAGGCCTGTATGCCATACGTATGGTTGTCGTCACGATCGCCCTGGGCATTCCGGGCGTGATCCCTCACAGTGCGGGTTTCTACTACCGTGCGAAGGGACTTTGGGCGCTGATCATGGGGCAGACGGGTCTGCTCGTGTACATGGCGGATTttaccttctccttgatcgcAAGAGTCATTGGAACCGTCATCGGAGGAGTTTTGGGGCTGCTGGCTTGGTATATTGGCTCCGCAAATGGCCCGGGCAATCCGTATGGGCTGTCTGCTATCACCGCCGCAATCCTAGTCATCCTTGTCTGGATTAGACTATATCTGCCGCCGGCCCTGATGCAGGGAGGTATCATCGGTGGAGCCACGTTCCTGCTAGTCATCGCGTATAGCTACGATGATAC TCACATCCCTCAATACGGCAACCCTGGAGTAGGCTACAATGTCTTCTGGCGACGACtactcctcgtcctcgtcggcgTCGCCGCGTCCGCCATTCTCCAAACCCTACCCCGGCCTCCATCCGCCTCCCGACACGTCTGCAAAACGCTCTCCCGCGCCATGCGCACCCTATCCACGCACtacgccctcctcctcaccgtcTGGGCCCAAAACTCCACCGAAGGTAGGAGGCTCGCCGAACCTCTCTCCCTGCAACTCGCCGAAACCCTCGTCGCACTCGACGGGCCCATCAAACTCCTCGGCTTCGAATTCTCCAGCTCGCGCTTCGACAGCGCCTCCCTCGCCAAAGTGAACTCCCTCTGCCGCAGCCTCAACCGCCAGCTCAGCCGCCTCCTACTCCTCTCTTCATCCCTACCTCAGGAATTCCAGGAGCAACTAGCCCGTCAGACGGGACTTCTGGACCACCGCCTCATCGGCCAGGTCATGGCGGTTATGGGTCTCTGCGAACAGGCCCTGAAAACGGGCGACGCGTTACCGGAGATCCTTCCGACGCCGTTGTTCAAGCAGGCAGTGGATAGTTGGTCGAGGGGACGTCGTgggcaagaagagcaggttATTTCGGGGGAGATGATGCGCGATGAAGGATATAGACGGTTCTGTGTGGCGGCGAGTGCGTACTTTGGGTTTTTGATCACCGTAGATGAGATGGTGTTGGTCGTGAAGGGGGTGTTGGGAGAGGCGCATCTGGTGGGTGGTTTGGGGAGtagggaaggggggtggttgttgggggATGCGGAGGTGTGA
- the PSK1 gene encoding AGC family serine/threonine-protein kinase (COG:T;~EggNog:ENOG410PH4B;~InterPro:IPR008271,IPR000961,IPR000719,IPR011009;~PFAM:PF07714,PF00069;~go_function: GO:0004672 - protein kinase activity [Evidence IEA];~go_function: GO:0004674 - protein serine/threonine kinase activity [Evidence IEA];~go_function: GO:0005524 - ATP binding [Evidence IEA];~go_process: GO:0006468 - protein phosphorylation [Evidence IEA]): MDPSVNTTGHDDISVSDVFSPQADMSHSHKEINMSDAPETGFRMSARSPQRKQGPMIKGPGVHGGNPFPAPELNAHPLAAKADRRKKKKKHAVHEVAPALSTVRGFTPRGSADEDSDRSAASSRAPSSHPRTRAGTNGGSPLVQPAAGCGVSALKLQLESMSLSGNGTPAGPAETPSNASVCSDSDQTEVLTSYEVPLEHDYVSADAAAEEDSRNTSSVRDMRTQLCRKMTTDDFEPLLCLGKGSFGTVLLVRHVLTGKLYAQKQFRKASITVHKKLVEQTKTERTILESVNRHPFVVKLFYAFQDHEKLYLILEYAEGGELFTHLAMERMFDEDAAAFYMAEMVLALEHLHQNVGVIYRDLKPENCLLDSEGHLLLTDFGLSKIAINDDDRCNSSLGTIEYMAPEVVQGKSYGKACDWWSLGALGYDLLTGSPPFKANNNAKLQEKIVKQKLALPYFLGPDAKDLLTRLLRKEPSKRLGYHMPKDLQTIKNHRFFRKIDWKALERREVAPPINPVVTDPALAENFSMDFTQLPLSPIVHAFDDHYAARASGPPASHPGEGELFGGFSFVASSSLLDNGMMV; encoded by the coding sequence ATGGATCCCTCGGTGAATACTACTGGTCACGATGACATCTCGGTCAGCGATGTGTTCAGTCCGCAAGCCGACATGTCGCATTCACACAAGGAGATCAATATGAGCGACGCCCCGGAAACCGGCTTTCGTATGAGCGCCCGTAGCCCCCAGCGCAAGCAAGGACCCATGATCAAGGGGCCTGGTGTTCATGGTGGCAATCCCTTTCCGGCTCCAGAGCTCAACGCACACCCTCTCGCCGCGAAGGCTGACcgccgcaagaagaagaaaaagcacgCGGTTCATGAGGTTGCCCCGGCCCTTTCGACCGTGCGCGGGTTTACTCCTCGCGGCTCTGCCGATGAAGACTCGGACCGATCGGCTGCCAGCTCTCGTGCACCGAGCTCGCACCCGCGCACTCGTGCTGGAACTAATGGGGGCAGTCCGTTGGTTCAGCCCGCGGCTGGCTGTGGGGTGAGCGCTTTGAAACTCCAGCTTGAATCAATGAGCCTGTCTGGCAATGGAACCCCAGCCGGCCCCGCTGAGACCCCGAGTAATGCCAGTGTGTGCTCCGACAGTGATCAGACCGAGGTCCTGACTAGCTACGAGGTGCCTCTAGAGCATGACTATGTTAGCGCCGATGCGGCCGCCGAGGAAGACTCGCGGAATACGTCAAGCGTGCGGGATATGCGTACCCAGCTGTGCCGAAAGATGACAACTGATGACTTTGAGCCCCTCCTTTGCCTGGGGAAGGGGTCGTTCGGTACTGTATTACTGGTGCGCCATGTGCTCACGGGCAAGCTGTACGCACAAAAGCAGTTTCGCAAGGCGTCGATTACCGTTCACAAGAAGCTTGTCGAACAAACCAAGACCGAGCGCACCATTCTGGAGAGTGTTAACCGTCACCCCTTTGTGGTCAAATTATTCTACGCGTTCCAGGACCACGAGAAATTGTATCTGATCCTGGAGTACGCGGAGGGCGGCGAGCTGTTTACGCATCTAGCTATGGAGCGTATGTTTGACGAGGATGCGGCTGCATTCTACATGGCGGAAATGGTGCTGGCCCTTGAACACCTCCACCAAAACGTCGGGGTCATCTACCGCGATCTCAAGCCGGAAAATTGCCTGCTGGACAGTGAGGGCCATCTGCTTCTGACGGACTTTGGGCTCAGTAAGATTGCCATCAACGATGACGACCGTTGCAACTCCTCGCTGGGTACGATCGAGTACATGGCCCCGGAGGTCGTACAGGGCAAGTCGTACGGCAAAGCCTGTGACTGGTGGTCACTGGGCGCGCTGGGCTACGACCTGCTCACTGGATCTCCTCCCTTCAAAGCCAACAACAACGCCAAGCTGCAGGAGAAAATTGTGAAACAGAAGCTGGCTCTGCCTTATTTCCTGGGACCCGATGCCAAGGACCTGTTGACCCGACTGCTTCGCAAGGAGCCGTCGAAGCGGTTGGGTTACCACATGCCCAAGGACTTGCAGACGATCAAGAACCACCGCTTCTTCCGAAAGATCGACTGGAAGGCGCTGGAACGACGGGAGGTGGCGCCTCCGATCAATCCGGTGGTGACGGACCCAGCCCTGGCGGAGAACTTCTCGATGGATTTCACGCAGCTGCCGCTGAGTCCGATCGTGCATGCGTTTGACGACCATTATGCGGCCCGGGCGTCCGGTCCGCCAGCCAGTCACCCCGGTGAGGGCGAGCTTTTCGGCGGATTTAGCTTCGTGGCGTCGAGCAGCTTGCTGGATAATGGTATGATGGTTTGA
- a CDS encoding dihydroneopterin aldolase (COG:H;~EggNog:ENOG410Q4KA;~InterPro:IPR043133,IPR006157;~PFAM:PF02152;~go_function: GO:0004150 - dihydroneopterin aldolase activity [Evidence IEA];~go_process: GO:0006760 - folic acid-containing compound metabolic process [Evidence IEA]), giving the protein MADQRVNVHIPSHPPVLDSVRLRNIQLPLPAAPDPWHRSGKSQPCTASLKLSYSSAVAAAIADDVSLSLDYGKLYRRLEEDIRNLGKHPENPGHRMISVDGSRRDEMLASDVGQDVRLTAGIVAHCGLGLLDETAAGVRRMSHVHNTQRRSSASAGSQSQALAAIFNSSSTSPIDGVFGQCEVSLHLPKALLRADEGLKYRSVTVWGYRQANEAVTDDVGESERCPVVLEEEFRIDGIRCYCILGVNSHERVEKQAVIVSLEFKGPGQLPWGSTVVNTYQAMTRAVAERVETTSFQTVEALATFVARIVTVEFGNERVTVRVEKPSALAFVEGSGVEITRSQAFFEGRDA; this is encoded by the exons ATGGCCGATCAACGCGTAAATGTTCatatcccatcccaccccccgGTGTTGGACAGCGTGCGTCTCCGCAACATCCAACTGCCTCTCCCAGCTGCCCCGGACCCATGGCACCGTTCCGGTAAATCGCAGCCTTGCACGGCATCGCTGAAGCTCTCCTACTCCTCCGCCGTGGCCGCCGCCATTGCCGACGATGTCTCCCTTTCCTTGGACTACGGCAAGCTCTACCGCCGTCTCGAGGAGGATATCCGTAACCTGGGCAAGCACCCCGAGAACCCGGGACACCGAATGATCAGTGTCGACGGGAGCCGCCGTGACGAGATGTTGGCAAGTGATGTGGGACAGGATGTGCGCTTGACGGCCGGAATTGTGGCTCATTGTGGACTTGGACTGTTGGATGAGACTGCTGCTGGGGTCCGTAGGATGTCGCACGTGCACAACACCCAGCGGAGAAGCAGCGCTTCGGCGGGCTCACAGTCTCAGGCTCTGGCGGCTATTTTCAACTCATCTTCGACTTCGCCTATTGACGGGGTGTTTGGCCAATGTGAGGTGTCTTTGCATCTCCCCAAGGCATTGCTGCGGGCGGACGAAGGACTTAAGTACCGGAGTGTGACGGTATGGGGGTATCGTCAGGCTAATGAGGCCGTTACGGACGATGTGGGAGAGTCGGAGCGCTGTCCGGTCGtcctggaggaggagttcCGCATTGATGGGATTCGGTGCTACTGTATCTTGGGCGTCAACTCTCACGAGAGGGTGGAGAAGCAGGCTGTCATTGTCTCTCTGGAGTTTAAGGGTCCTGGACAGCTGCCTTGGGGGTCTACGGTGGTCAATACGTACCAAGCCATGACCCGGGCTGTCGCTGAG CGGGTCGAAACCACCTCTTTCCAGACGGTGGAGGCCTTGGCGACATTTGTCGCGCGCATTGTCACGGTGGAATTTGGGAATGAACGGGTGACAGTGCGGGTTGAAAAGCCCAGTGCGCTGGCCTTCGTGGAGGGATCGGGGGTGGAAATCACTCGGTCGCAGGCCTTTTTTGAAGGGAGAGATGCATGA